A genome region from Marispirochaeta aestuarii includes the following:
- a CDS encoding energy-coupling factor transporter transmembrane component T family protein, whose product MSFPLTPGKSLLHRYDPRLKLVVLLAAAMGVHRASVAELSVMALGLSIALPVFLSPRRIALRQICSAFRFALVLLILSIAAAGASSFSILLAFSTRLYTWVVLGFLYIGTTSVSQIRGTFYALSRWIPGFPAASFALMISITLSFLPRFDRALTSGREALASRGGVPWYRPVRKIKAISIPLLLRTVRQSVQLSEALYARGFHENRSFPLGKIPRLQLLVTAAIIATHLWFTVFFRIP is encoded by the coding sequence ATGAGTTTTCCCCTTACCCCGGGGAAGTCACTGCTTCACCGTTACGACCCGCGGCTCAAGCTTGTCGTGCTGCTTGCCGCAGCAATGGGGGTACATCGGGCATCCGTGGCGGAACTTTCCGTTATGGCCCTGGGGCTGAGCATCGCACTTCCGGTTTTCCTTTCCCCCCGGCGTATTGCCCTGAGACAGATATGCTCCGCCTTTCGATTTGCCCTGGTACTCCTGATTCTGTCCATCGCAGCGGCGGGGGCATCTTCCTTTTCCATACTTCTCGCGTTTTCCACGCGCCTGTATACCTGGGTTGTTCTGGGCTTTCTTTACATCGGGACCACCAGTGTTTCTCAAATCCGCGGAACCTTCTACGCCCTCAGCCGATGGATCCCCGGTTTTCCGGCAGCCTCGTTTGCCCTTATGATATCCATAACCTTGAGTTTTCTGCCCCGTTTTGACCGTGCCCTGACAAGCGGGCGGGAAGCCCTGGCATCAAGGGGGGGCGTTCCATGGTACCGGCCTGTAAGGAAAATAAAGGCTATAAGTATCCCTCTGCTTCTGCGTACTGTCAGACAGTCAGTTCAGTTAAGCGAGGCCCTGTATGCAAGGGGATTCCACGAAAACCGGTCATTTCCCCTTGGAAAAATACCCCGGCTGCAATTGCTTGTCACCGCCGCAATTATCGCGACACACCTCTGGTTTACGGTTTTTTTTCGTATACCTTGA
- a CDS encoding energy-coupling factor ABC transporter ATP-binding protein translates to MNEPVLSFQDVGYRFSDGFWGLKHVNLELFAGELLLLAGSNGAGKTLLMRHANGLARPTEGRVLYRGEEVHKAGRKIRQRIGLVFQHPEEQIIEESVAAEIAFGPGNLGIRGERLKSLVESNLELFGLAPYAERHPMTLSGGERRRLALASVLAMEPDILLLDEPFMELDYPGVRSLLSVLLKLHAAGQGICVITHDVGKILAHCDRLALMKDGTLSAAGKPEDLVGQLEEHGVRNPCRGGMLLEHASWR, encoded by the coding sequence ATGAATGAACCTGTTCTGAGCTTCCAGGATGTGGGATACCGTTTTTCCGACGGGTTCTGGGGTCTGAAACATGTTAATCTTGAACTCTTTGCCGGAGAACTCCTGCTTCTGGCGGGATCCAACGGGGCGGGTAAAACCCTCCTCATGCGTCATGCCAACGGTCTGGCCAGGCCGACGGAAGGAAGAGTCCTGTATCGGGGGGAGGAAGTACACAAGGCAGGCAGGAAGATCAGACAGAGAATAGGCCTGGTTTTCCAGCATCCCGAGGAACAGATAATAGAAGAAAGCGTGGCCGCGGAGATTGCCTTTGGTCCCGGGAACCTGGGAATCCGGGGGGAACGACTGAAAAGCCTGGTTGAATCCAACCTGGAGCTTTTCGGACTCGCCCCGTATGCGGAACGACATCCAATGACCCTCTCCGGTGGAGAACGCCGGCGCCTGGCCCTCGCCTCGGTACTGGCCATGGAACCGGATATCCTGCTTCTGGATGAACCCTTTATGGAGCTCGATTATCCCGGGGTCCGTTCGCTGCTCTCTGTGCTGCTGAAACTCCATGCCGCCGGGCAGGGAATCTGCGTAATCACCCACGATGTGGGGAAAATCCTGGCCCACTGTGACCGACTGGCCCTTATGAAGGACGGAACACTCAGCGCAGCGGGAAAACCGGAAGATCTGGTGGGACAGCTGGAGGAACACGGAGTGCGGAATCCCTGCCGGGGTGGAATGCTCCTGGAGCATGCGTCGTGGAGATGA